ATATGAAAATGAAAATGTAAAATATGCATCTAAAATTGTTTCTAAGTTAGTTGAAAATGAAAACACAATAGCTTTAGTAGCAGTTAAAAATGAAGATAAAGTTAACTTTATATTTGCTACATCAAAAGGAATAGAAAAACTTGATATGAATGAGTTATTAAAGGATTCTATAAAGTTAGTAGATGGTAAAGGTGGGGGTAGTAAAGTTTTAGCCCAAGGAGCAGGAAAAAATAATGGAAATATAGATTCAATGTTTGATTATGTATCTATGAAAATATCAAATTTATTAAAATAACAGAGTAGGATTACCTACTCTGTTATTATATTCCTAAGTTTTTCTATATCAAGAAGCTTCACATAATCATTTGTATAATCAATTAGATTATCATTTTTCATATTTATGAATTCTCTAGATAGAGATGGTCTAGGCACTCCTAAAGTTTCTGCTAGTTTTGTCTTAGTTTTAGGCATTTTTATAAAATTACTATTTTGTAAGTTATACTCATCTAATAAGAAACTCACAATTTTTTGTCTGATGCTTACAAAAGAAATAGTTTTAACTGTTTTATTAAGTTCTACAATTTTATTTGTAATATCATTTAAAAATGATATTAATATGTTTTTGTGATTAGAACAAAAGTCTATAAAGTCATATTTATCAATAAACATTACTTCAGTTTTTGAATTAGATACAACTGTAGCTG
The nucleotide sequence above comes from Paraclostridium bifermentans. Encoded proteins:
- a CDS encoding Crp/Fnr family transcriptional regulator, with protein sequence MFKNLTKKEILDLFKDSKYTIKNYNKEDIIALEGHPCNSIGLILDGGVDIKRFLPGDKIILMSSFSKGNLFGEVITFSDINIYPATVVSNSKTEVMFIDKYDFIDFCSNHKNILISFLNDITNKIVELNKTVKTISFVSIRQKIVSFLLDEYNLQNSNFIKMPKTKTKLAETLGVPRPSLSREFINMKNDNLIDYTNDYVKLLDIEKLRNIITE